A segment of the Zonotrichia albicollis isolate bZonAlb1 chromosome Z, bZonAlb1.hap1, whole genome shotgun sequence genome:
TTCTTAATTGATCATTGCTGCAGTTACATGTCAAGCAGCATTTTTTTCTATAGGGCAATACTAAAAGAAGGGGAACATGCTTTTCTTTGCATCCCCTCTTTATCCAATATTTTCAATAGCAGATTTTGGTGACAGGGTCTTGAGCACggccagcttaaacataaatatGCCCCAGTTGTGGTCAATACAGGCTTTGGTTTACATCAATATAATCCACACACGAATATAATGCGAGTCAGAGGAGCTGAAGCTGATCTCTTAACTTCACATGCACTGTGCAGAAATTTAGGACAGTGTTTCGTTTGGAGACAAACATGCCTCCTCCTCTTCTAACAATACCACCTTCCGTCTGGAGAGAGACATCACAGACTTTATGGCAGTTAAAGAAATTCTAACAAAAATGCGCAAGGCAAGAAAAGCAAACGGGATTACAATCTGCATAAGATGGAAAATTGCAGTGCTAAATTCACTTAACAAGCAAGTTAGAAAGAAGGCCCCCAAGCTTACGCAAGGGTAAAGAGCCAGCTTAGCAAACATGAAGGCATGCTCCTTGCCACCATATCTAGCAAAGGCATGCAAAGTTTCCTCTTCATTGAGAAGGGCTGTAGTCCATATTGCAAACTGAAATATGCTGGCAAAGAAAGTGATCACACAGCTGACCTGAATGGCTTCTATTTCATTATGAGACTTTTCTGCAAATTCACTGGTCAGCTGGTAAGCTAGCGGAAGCCCACCAATGAAAGCCAATGAAAGTATGTTGAGCAGTCCCATTAACCGGGTAGCTTTTGTTACATAAAGGAAAAGAGAGTGATGGACAAACCACAGGAGACCAATTGTAACAAATGAGCCAAAGTAAGCAAGGTAGTTTGGCCCATATTCACTTAAAGCTTCAAGAAGACTGCCATGGAATTTCTCCTCAACTTCTCTGGGGTCAGGAACATTGTCTTCACTGTggagagaaaaattaatttactttGCATATTCCTGTTATAAAAACACATCTGGAGGAAGACTGAATTATGCTACTTTACTTTGAGAAAGTAGTGAACAACAGGAATCCACCCCGTTCTTCTCTAGTAATTTAGAAACAGTGTTTCAAATAATATATATAAGGAAATCTGAATGCAGGTTGGCATTCCTTCGGGTTATTAAAGTCTATACAGAGACTAAACAGCTTTTATTCACAAAAAGCTTTCATCTGAAAACATAACTAAGCAAAAAAAGGAAGCTTTGTTCTTCAAGACTCTACATCCCAACATGTATTATGCACACAAATCATCATTACTGAAATGTGGATGTTAAAAGTATCTTTGGTTTGTGCTCTGTGTCGTTCCAGAAAATCATACTTTAAAGTAACCACTGCAGATTTTGGAAGTTAAACACAATGTttgattaattttatttcctcaaATGTTACACACGAACAGAAGTTTATATATTTTACAAGACAAAGTGTAAGAACCAGCACAAAGCCTTACCATATATCCAAAATGAGCAGGGTTGCTACAATGGCATAGACTCCATCACTGAATGCTTCTACTCGTTCCTTACTCAGAGGCTCACTGAGGTAAAAAGTGAAGGTTTCTAAGCTATGAGGTTCCTCCTCTTCACCTCTCCGACCTGGAAACAAATCCAGAGGCTTAATCATGAAAAGAAGTATAAAATAAGGTAGTTCAACAACCTACTGTGACCACCTTTTTTTCCTATCTGCCTAAACTTTTCTTTAGATAAAAGGATGTCAGTCACTCTACTGACAAAAGGATGTCAGTCACTCTACTTTTTTTGGCATATGTGCCTCTCCCTGAAATTTATGTTTCTTTCAAGGCAAGTGCTTcaggaacaacaaaaaaaaaaaaaaaaagctctttccTTTAAACTGTATGGCAAGCCATTAATAATGACTCAAAGCTGTAATTGAACAAATCAGATGCTGTACTTCAGGAAGGCCTAATAGCTCTAGGGCCGCTATGACAGCTTGGAGAACTTAGACTACATGGTAGTAAAAACCTGTCTTGAAAAAAACCATGGGGGCTGAACAAGGGTATTGAACACACTTAAAATAATTCAAGCCTTTTGTCAAAAGGTGCAGTTTTTATAGGAAATGTTGAACACATCTCTAAAGAGTGAACTCAGAAGTGCCTAGCTAGCGAAAATACACTGCTTCAGGTATATACATAAAAGGTTAAGGTTCCACAGGAATGCAAAGCAGGTGCATTCACAAGAAATTCAGTAAAGCAGTATTTCAGCCATCTGATAGGGTGAGGTGGATATGTGACCTGACTGCAAACCACACTGGCCCCATCACAATAAGCATGGACAATATTTGTATGTGTTTATTCTAGGCTCTGAGTCTGGCTTCATCATTTTAGAACATTTCTGCCTGTTATGGCTGCCACATGGGGACTGAAGAGTATGCTCACACTTGCACTGGAAACAGACAGACTTGTACTAGTCTGAACAGCAACAGTAGAAGTACAAAGGTGTTATTCTTCTGCCCCAGCTTGGGAGTGTCAGTAACAAAGACATTATCTCTTCAGTGGTTTTGTGGTCTCTCTCAGAGGGACACTGCACCTTTCAGCTAAGTAGGTTGCATGATATCCCCTGCTCCTTTTATTTTAGCAATGCCAACCTCTTTCTCAGCAGGGTTTAAGGGCAGCTCAGGTTGCCATGGTTGTGGAGTTGTTACTCCTGACACAAGGAGGGCAGAAAGCACATGAGGGAAGGAATCATAAGTTTAGGTTAACTTGAGACATGTGTGAAGGCACATCTTTACATTATAGCAGTTAGATTAATGAGTAATTAGTAATACCCTGAACAGTTAACTATTGTGAGAAAGTTTGATTTACAGGTGCAGTTCTTGCCTGTTTGAAAATGTGTGACTATTCAGCATTGTGGGGAAGGAAGTGGTAAAGGCACAGAGCTTTCTTCCTTATGTTCTTCCATCTCCATGCTCCCTCTTGAGGAGGGAAAAGGGATAGATGGCCTGCCACTGTCATTCATACGTGTGTCCGCATGCACTAGCActatcaggaaaaaaagaaaggttttgCACTGGAAAAATGATCTTACAATGTGTTGTGCCTTACACAAATCTCATCACATGGGAATGAGGGGAAATTAGGGAGCAAGGGAGACACTGTTTAGAAGCTATTAGAAGAATCAATAAACCCTACTATTAGAAGAAGGGTTTAGGGTATTCACCATTTAGAAGAATCAATAAACCCTAAAATCACTATGTTCCCAGActgaaaatgaaagcagaaCTGAAATTACTTCATTCCTTCATTCTAGGCTGTCTGCATAACATGTTGACAACCTAATCTGAACATATGCCTAGGAATTTTGTTACTTACCAAGAATTTTGTTTTTACACCATGTAATTAATCGACTGAGATGCGGAAAAATGATTACAAGTCCAAGAAGTACATAAGACTgttgaagaagaaaatgaacagCTTAAATATAGTTgtcaaaaatataaattacttTCCAGATTTAGAATGAAACTATAACTCTCAATCTTAGAACTAATAACactgagaaaaagaaatcttgactttcaaaaagaaaaaggctcAGCTGAAATGCTCATTCACTTCCTGAATAATGTATGTGGAACCAAATACTGCTTTTTCCTAGCTAATTTAGTACCAGTAATGAAGCAAACTAAAACAAGGAgggaaataattctgctgacaAAAAGTGCAGGAATAACTACTTTGGAAGTTGAAGAATTATCCCACATAATCCTTTATGGGTTCTTCCAATTCATGATACTTTAAGATTCTACTGTTTGTGTCACAAAAACACATTGGTTCAGAGGTTTTGCACAGGTCTAAGCATAGCAGCAACTTGGAGAGTAATTTCACCATTGttaatattaaaaacaaaaaccaaactatGGTTTGGTAGTTTTGAACGgagtgaggaagaagaggaaagcaTATTTTCAGACAAAACTAGGCCTTTTCATATTTGGACTTATAACTGCCCCTTTCATCAAGAGCAACCTGATTTCTCACAAACTTGGGGATTATTTAAATACTGCCAATTCCTGTGGAATCTTTCTCAAAATCCATCTTTTCCTAAAGAACAAGAGGAATGGAAGCTCAGCATGCATTCAAAAACTAGATTTCAGTAGGGGTTCCAGAAAAGAGTTAAAGCTGTATTAATACAAGTAGGAGCAATTCACTGACATCAACTAAAGATGGAAGAGAAAAAGGCTATGTAAAAGCAGTCCTTGAGAGGCAGGTGGCCTAACTGGTCTCCCTTCTCTGTTTGCTCTTACACTCTAAGTTAGTGCAGCAATTGCATTCACTTTTCTTCAGTTTGTGCAATGTGGTGTTCACTTCACATAAATTTCCTCAACTACTTCTGATGCGCAAGATATTAACATAGAGTTTGGAAGATCtgctaaaaacaaacaaaaaagcaggcACAGCAAGTAATAATTTAGCAGAATATTCTTTCTACACCATACAAACTCATGGATCAAGTTACAGCTTGATATATGTGATTAAATATATTCAATGCAAAAAACAACACCCTGGAATGTAGCAGATTCCATAGAGGTTGGGAAAGCTCCATGGAGGATTGAGGCTTAACAGTAGGAACCGCTGAGTCATGATGAGACAGCAAAATAAGTTCCTGTCTCTGACCCTCCACCCCAAAGCTTATCTCTGTAACCCCATGGGTCACTTTTCCCTAACCCCCACTATTGGACATGTTTGGATCCCCCTTTATGCTATGAAAAGGGGCTGTTTTAGCCCATTAGACAGAAGAAGAGCTGTCACTGGACCCTTCCCAGACTCCCCAATAAACCATTGCTGTGGAACACCAGgacttctccttctcctctctcacaTCTGCTTCAAGCCTCAGCCAAGGGCACCCTAGCAAGCAAGCACAGAGCTGAGATCCTAAGAAAGCTGATAATCGCTAAAGAGCTGACAATCACCGGGATTCCTAAGGGAAGCCACAGCTGCGAGCTGCCTGGGCATTTGGGCTCTCCGCATCCCAGAGGGATGGGGCTCCCAGGCCCTTGCATCGCTCCATAATAAGGCCAAGATCAAGGCCTTATTATACTAGAACTAGCAATGGAGAAAGTGTGCATAATTAACACAGACATCACTCTTTTCATACACAGTCCTAAAGACAGCTAATACAAACTGCTGCATCAAAGTTTTCTGTCAACCGAGACAACTTACcaaaggaataaagaaaaaagaaaagatggcTGCTAAAAAGCATAAAATTGGTCCTCTCAGGATAATCTTTAGGATATGACGTTTATAGAAATTCTGATTTTCAGATTCCTGTATCTGTTGATTCAGTAAGTGTGGGTGATAGAATCCATATGCTACTATCACAGCCTGCAAGGAAAAGAGCATTACTGAACTtattacatataaatatatgaaGGATTTCAAACGTAAGACATAGAACTATAAATCAACACATTTTGAAACACTTCCAAGCTTATTCTTCACTCCCATATGGAAAGTTGGTCCTAGAAACTCTGAGATTTGACAACACACTCAAAGATTTAAGTGAAGATTTTAGTCTCCTCCTTTGATCCTTGATGAAGGGGAATGAAGACCTCTGTAACGAGGAACTGAAAGCAACAAAGCTCTGCACCAGGAGGAAGAATGCTGCTGGACTTCAGACTGAAAACCTGTGTTCCGTCACCCACTGCTGCATCGAAAACTCAACTGTTCTTTCCCGAAGGCATTTATGCAAAGAGTGGGAAAGGAATTCTGTGAACACTGAGATCAGCTGATTTAGTTGCAAAAAACAGCTTCACAGGACAGGGAACTTTTGTCTTACATACAGGTACTGTATTATCATAATGGGCATAACTTTGAAAAAGAATGCTATACAAATAACATATTTAGCAATTTATGCCACTCACTAAGAAGCTTAATTTCAGTTCTACACAAGAAAGTCTATGTAAAAGTGAAAATGCTAATGGAGAGCTCCAATACCTGTATAAGGCCAATGACAACAGCACAAACACTGAACAGGAAGATGCCAAAAGGTACCCCTGGAAAGGAGGCCATTaaggaaaactggaaaaaaatcaacaagaTCATATATTTAATTAAGAAGCAATGCAGGAATAACAGTAGAGAAACAGAAGCACTCTTCATtcaatattgaaaatattcataAATCTACATAATAATTTGCATTTCATCATAATTCCATTAAATGTTATTTCTAGCCACAAATACATGCAGGCATCCCAACCAAAGGCATCTGGAGAGATTGACAGTGACAGTCTCTGGAGAGACTGACATTGACAGTGCTAAACCTTAGCCATTCTGGCACTGTGCCTCCATAATAAAGAGCCTCCAGACTGGCTTGTACCTGAGCATAAAGCTTAACTGGTTTTGGTTGACATGACATCATAGCTGTGAAAATTCTTGATATTAGGATACCTTTTTGAATCTTTTATTTTGTCTACCTCCATGGCTCCCTGTTGTATTAATTTTTGCAGCTTCTTTAGaggatgaaaaaggaaaaaaaaatttaaaaaggaaaagaaaagcagggtGTAGTGTTAGGTAACATGGACAGCTttctaaaaaaaattccagcttCAAGGCAAAATGAAAAGTATGTTCTCTTGCTGATAAACATCGTCTTAGTGACCACAGCCTCATTTTTTGCAGACTACATATAAGACATACATACCCACATGGAAACAGGTGCCTGTCCTACTTACACATACAACTGTCAAGATGCATTTTGATCAACTGTTTTGTTCTGTTAATATAGTATTCATTTGCAAATATTCTTTTAAGGTCATATGACCAAAAATTGTGCAGATTTTAAACATAAACCCTCAGCTGCCAGAATCAACCTTGCAGAGCAAATCAGAAGTGATACCACAAACTTGGTCTAAATTACAAAAGGAAAATGTCCTGCCATATAAGGTGGAGTTTGAAACACAGTTTTATTTATCTTACCAAAATTCTTATCAGATAACGTGGACCTTCTTCAATACAgctgcttttttaaaagaaatcatGGAAATTTTTTACCATGAGAGTGGTAAAACATTGGCACAGTTGCCCAATCCCTGGAGATGTACAAGGtgaggttggatggggctttgagaaaCTTCATCTAGTTGAAGATGTTCCTGATCTTTGCAGGGGTTGGACTATAGGACCTTCAATGGCCCCTCTCAGCCTGAACTATTCTATGATACTATGACTTCCCATAACTGTAAGTTTTGTTGCTAGAATACCCATTTTCTGCCAGGTCTAGAACATGAAGTATTTGAAAGTTATAAAATAGCTTCATGAATTTTAAAGAAGCAACAGTTAACGATGACAATGG
Coding sequences within it:
- the TMEM175 gene encoding endosomal/lysosomal proton channel TMEM175, encoding MSAPRAAARERGPGPGPEPEPAGSTQTSHRLLAYSDALLSIIATVMILPVAHTKIHPDQKLGESVQQLLLAKIAVYLMTFLIVTVAWAAHVRLFQVIEHIDDVLALLNLACMMIITFLPYTFSLMASFPGVPFGIFLFSVCAVVIGLIQAVIVAYGFYHPHLLNQQIQESENQNFYKRHILKIILRGPILCFLAAIFSFFFIPLSYVLLGLVIIFPHLSRLITWCKNKILGRRGEEEEPHSLETFTFYLSEPLSKERVEAFSDGVYAIVATLLILDICEDNVPDPREVEEKFHGSLLEALSEYGPNYLAYFGSFVTIGLLWFVHHSLFLYVTKATRLMGLLNILSLAFIGGLPLAYQLTSEFAEKSHNEIEAIQVSCVITFFASIFQFAIWTTALLNEEETLHAFARYGGKEHAFMFAKLALYPCVSLGAFFLTCLLSEFSTAIFHLMQIVIPFAFLALRIFVRISLTAIKSVMSLSRRKVVLLEEEEACLSPNETLS